Proteins from one Fragaria vesca subsp. vesca linkage group LG6, FraVesHawaii_1.0, whole genome shotgun sequence genomic window:
- the LOC101301504 gene encoding ribonuclease 3-like has product MFAAENRGLRDYFLPQAWPQLNARYTNLEFWKFEYEKHGMCSENYLNQMDYFRKAYWAWARFNAYVLFAASPKQIYPGNYYYTRDIEAAIQRVTSEKPLLMCKKVRVGTVDSCLLQEVIICLDRWADNVVPCRLRLSSCNVPIIYYGY; this is encoded by the coding sequence ATGTTCGCTGCCGAAAACCGTGGTTTGAGGGACTATTTTCTGCCGCAAGCATGGCCACAGTTGAATGCTCGTTATACCAACTTGGAGTTCTGGAAATTCGAGTACGAAAAGCACGGTATGTGCTCGGAGAACTATCTGAATCAGATGGATTATTTCAGGAAAGCTTACTGGGCGTGGGCTCGATTCAATGCTTATGTTCTGTTTGCGGCATCGCCTAAGCAAATCTACCCTGGCAATTACTATTACACAAGAGATATTGAAGCAGCCATTCAGAGAGTGACCAGTGAGAAGCCTCTGCTTATGTGCAAGAAGGTAAGAGTAGGTACGGTTGATAGTTGTCTATTGCAGGAGGTCATCATCTGTCTTGATCGTTGGGCAGACAACGTTGTACCTTGTCGCCTTCGACTGTCATCGTGCAACGTCCCAATTATATATTATGGTTACTGA
- the LOC101314201 gene encoding F-box/kelch-repeat protein At3g06240-like, whose protein sequence is MRFKCVSKWWHDLITSPRFVAKHLSIAKQNGPSTCILFKRLVCKDAETEKPGIIFSFLNFTYESDNDGGGELSTNLSSVEDLTILNRLVESLSIIGHCDGIVCLALFDTNSPAPAKASEVCLWNPAIQEFKFLPEEPFLHDWSKVPPSSIEENPYLRPICHFSESMGFGYDARSKDYKVIDIGFSGSKYYGDPEYYGGHVIVYPPKAVVYSLRSDSWREIKTLSLERETSYLWPNIFQLYFKGMFYWSGYETQKEFVTVFETQQDENERIGQAIISFDTSDEVFHEVLLPYELLEVNGPVPRLHLTVWNESVALFGSNLGSITVEWHKAKATMWVMNDCANTKAAWTKHLTFEYEEFFPDRFPRRVLAFWKSNEILGVGENGILVCYNLITKTVSVVPIMNHVRRHI, encoded by the exons ATGCGGTTCAAGTGCGTTTCGAAATGGTGGCACGATCTCATCACCAGTCCCAGGTTCGTAGCCAAGCACCTCTCCATTGCCAAACAAAACGGACCCTCAACTTGTATTCTTTTCAAGCGTTTAGTCTGCAAGGACGCAGAAACCGAAAAGCCTGGTATCATCTTCTCATTCCTCAATTTTACCTATGAAAGTGATAATGACGGTGGTGGTGAGCTTAGCACTAATCTTTCTAGTGTGGAAGACCTTACTATCCTCAACAGGTTAGTCGAATCACTGAGTATTATAGGCCATTGTGATGGGATTGTTTGTTTAGCTTTATTTGATACTAATTCTCCGGCGCCAGCTAAAGCTAGTGAAGTGTGTCTGTGGAATCCTGCAATTCAGGAATTTAAGTTTCTTCCTGAGGAGCCATTCCTTCATGATTGGTCTAAGGTACCCCCCAGCAGTATTGAAGAAAATCCTTACCTGCGTCCAATATGTCACTTTTCCGAATCCATGGGGTTTGGCTATGATGCTAGATCTAAAGATTACAAAGTTATTGACATTGGATTTTCAGGTTCCAAATATTATGGTGATCCAGAATATTATGGTGGACATGTGATTGTGTATCCTCCAAAAGCTGTAGTATACAGCCTCCGATCTGATTCTTGGAGAGAAATCAAGACTTTGTCTTTGGAAAGGGAAACTAGTTACCTTTGGCCTAATATTTTCCAGCTATACTTCAAGGGTATGTTTTATTGGTCGGGATATGAGACACAAAAGGAATTCGTCACTGTCTTTGAGACTCAACAAGATGAGAACGAACGCATTGGGCAAGCGATCATTTCGTTTGATACAAGTGATGAGGTTTTTCATGAAGTTTTGTTACCCTATGAACTACTGGAAGTTAATGGTCCTGTCCCTAGATTGCATCTTACAGTGTGGAATGAGTCTGTTGCTCTTTTCGGCTCGAATCTTGGCTCGATTACTGTGGAATGGCACAAAGCCAAAGCTACAATGTGGGTGATGAATGATTGTGCCAATACTAAAGCTGCTTGGACAAAACACTTGACCTTTGAATATGAAGAGTTCTTTCCTGACCGCTTTCCTCGAAGGGTATTGGCATTTTGGAAGAGCAACGAAATTCTTGGGGTTGGAGAAAATGGAATTCTTGTCTGCTATAACCTCATAACCAAAACGGTCAG TGTTGTTCCGATCATGAATCATGTAAGGCGTCACATTTGA